ATTAAGAGTTGGCGCCGTAAGAAAATGAACTAATGGAAAGAATAAAGTGTATAGTGTATGTTAACAGTTATTAagctaaaatatactttttcttttttttttatttattaaaatttgccttagtatcttttaaaatatttattttggtttttatcGCTGAAATTTGGATTATCTTTGTGTTTTAGAAAGTGATCATTATCATTTTGTGGTCCAATTTTGaatcatttatcaattaattcaagatattaaatttatcccattaaattatttatatataaaatatggaaTCAACTTATGTTTGAACAAAAAAAGttatgaatattataaaaatattatcaaaagtGAATTTCATcaactaaaaaagtaaaatttctaaatggctaaaataaaattttggtctcatattcatattttaggtttcattttagttccttatatttaaaatttttcacttTGGTCACTTAAAGTCTTTCTATTACTTAGTGTCAAAAATTGACTCAAGGATGGAATTGGTCAAATAGAGACACTAGGAGAGATATTATAAGGGGctaaagtgaatttttttaaacttaaagataaagtaaatttttttaaacttaagacaagaaattgaaatttcaaatgtaGATAATggaacaaaaatttattttagtcaatctaatatcaaattttttttctattatttgtaTGACTCACTTTTCATATAACTTTTACtatgtttataattattttggttTGAATATTAGTTAGGGGCCATAGTTTTCATGTAGTCATTCGAATGAGACAATTTTCATGTCttaagtcaataaaaaaaaagtttcaatacattttttcatttctgttcatgcaaatgtattttttttttttcatttttaaagcaTTTTAGATAACACttgaacagtaaaaaaaatatttgaacaatGAAAAAAGTGTTACCTAAGTgctttaagaatgaaaaataaacaaaaattgcaaggaataaaataaataaaaattgcataaaaacaaaaaaatactaaattacaaggatgaaatatatttaaacataaaaaagttcaaaattgtattcttaataaaaaaaacagtcaTTGTTTTGAAAGGACAACATTGACGTAAATTTgagaaataaataactaaaatgaattttagtaaaaatataagggacaaaaaagtatattttaacattattattattatgcgcAAGAATatgaggaaaaggcaaaaataaatatttttcttaaaatatattaattataagaagCATGCTAATCAATATGTTTAGATTGTTGAttaaggaataaaaagaaaaaaaatataatataatattaaatgttaattaCCATAGAgcaaattttaatattgaattggtagaatttattattatgatgtCAACTATGCCTGTTTTCGGTAACATATGATTTGTACCTGACGTCCAATGTTATAATATGTATTCTTTCCCCACTGAAAGTTTTCAACTTTGTTGGATGATAACCTAACCAATTTAGTCATTTAGCAAATTGTTTGATGTGATATGCTTAGATATCTTGGACTTCCAAGGAGACCAACACATCAGGTTAGACTTGTCAATTCGTAAGTTGGTCATTAGGATCTATAAAAGGGAGAGATAGCATGTCCTCAAAGGCAAAAAAAACCACCTTCAACCTTAAACTTTGTTAATTGTTATAAGGTCGAGACTCATAAATCATAACCATTTCCAATGAGTATAACCTTATGGTTTTTCTTGTTGCCCTTCTGCCTCATAAACTTGAGCACCAACATCATTTTGGCAACTGGTCATTGTCTTGGCCATCAACAATCTTTGTTGCTCCAATTGAGGAACAACCTCATATTCAATTCCACCAAGTCCAAAAAACTGATTCACTGGAACCAAAGTGATGATTGTTGTGAATGGAATGGAGTGGCATGCAACCAAGGCCATGTTATAGCTCTTGACTTGAGCCAAGAATCCATCTCTGGAGGTATTGAAAATTTAAGCAGTCTCTTCAAGTTGCAAAGTTTGAATTTGGCCTATAATGGATTCCATTCTGGGATTCCTCCAGAGTTTCAAAAGCTAAAGAATTTGAGGTATTTGAATTTGTCAAATGCTGGCTTTGAGGGGAAAATTCCAATTGAGATCTCTTACCTGACAAAGTTAGTAACTCTTGATTTGTCTAGCACAGTTACTTCACAACATGCTTTAAAACTTGAGATGCCAAATATTGCAATGCTTGTGCAGAACTTCACAGAAATCAAAGTGCTACATCTGGATGGCATAGCAATATCAGCTAAAGGAAAGGTGTGGAGCCATGCTTTATCTTCACTTACAAACTTGCAAGTCTTAAGCATGTCATCTTGTAATCTCTCTGGTCCTCTTGATTCTTCATTAGCAAAACTACAATCTCTTTCAATACTTCAATTGGACCAGAATAATTTAGCAAGTCCAGTGCCAGAGTCTTTGGGAAGTTTGTCTAATTTGACCATCTTGCAACTTAGTGGCTGTGGATTGAATGGAGTTTttccaaaaatcatttttcaaatacCATCATTGCAGGTGATTGATGTGTCTGATAATCCAAGTCTTAATGGTTCTCTAGCAAACTTTCGAAGTCAAGGTTCCCTCTATAACTTCAACCTTAGCCACACAAATTTTTCTGGACCTCTGCCAATGTCTATTCACAATTTGAAGGAATTGTCTAAATTAGATCTTTCGAACTGCAAGTTCATAGGGACACTTCCTTATTCAATGTCAAACCTCACCCAACTTGTTCATCTAGATTTGTCATTCAATAACTTTACTGGTCCTATTCCATCATTTAATAGGTCCAAGGCCCTCACAGTTTTATCCCTTAATCATAATAGATTCAAGGGTACACTTCCATCCACCCATTTTGAGGGCCTTACAAATCTCATGAGCATTGATTTAGGAGATAACTCCTTTGATGGAAGAATACCCTCATCTTTATTTAGACTTCAATCTCTTCAGCATCTCATGctttattacaataaatttgATGGTGTGTTGGACGAATTTCCAAATGCTTCTTTGTCATCATTAGAGATGCTTGATTTGAGTGGCAACAATTTTGAAGGGCCTATTCCCATGTCTATCTTCCAACTCAAACGACTTCGTTTGCTGCAACTTTCCAAAAACAAGTTCAATGGCACCATACAACTTGGTATGCTTGGGAGGCTGCAAAATTTGTCTTCACTGGATCTAGGACACAATAACTTGTTAGTTGATGCAGGCATTGAGGATGACCATGACGCATCATCCTTTCCCAGTTTGAAAACTCTTTGGTTGGCTTCATGCAATTTGAGAGAATTCCCTGACTTTTTGAGAAATAAATCTTCACTACTCTACCTAGACTTATCTAGCAATCAGATTCAAGGAACAATACCCAACTGGATTTGGAAATTTAATTCTATGGTTGTTTTGAATATTTCTTACAACTTTTTGACAGATATTGAAGGGTCTTTACAGAAACTTAGTTCAAATTTGTTCAAACTTGACCTTCACTCAAACCATCTCCAAGGGCCTGCTCCTACTTTTTTGAAAAATGCCATTTACTTGGACTACTCAAGCAATAGATTCAGCTCTATTAACTCAGTAGACATTGGTAGTCACATTCCTTTCTTGTATTTTCTCTCCCTTTCAAACAACAGTTTTCAAGGAAGAATCCATGAATCCTTTTGTAACATTTCAGATCTTCGAGCACTTGACCTTTCCCATAACAGATTCAATGGTCAGATCCCTATGTGTTTGACAAGTAGAAGTAGCACTCTCAGGCTACTAAATCTTGGTGGAAATGAGCTCAATGGATATATTTCAAATACATTATCAACTTCATGTTCTTTGAGGTTTTTGGATCTCAGTGGAAATCTTTTAAGGGGAACCATCCCAAAATCTTTGGCTAATTGCCATAAACTACAAGTTCTAAACCTTGGAAACAATCAACTAGTTGACAGATTTCCATGCTTCTTGAAGAGCATCTCCTCCCTCAGAGTCATGATTTTAAGATCAAACAAATTGCATGGGCCTATTGGATGTTCCAATAGCATTGGCAGTTGGGAGACACTTCAAATTGTTGATTTAGCCTCTAACAATTTCAGTGGTACATTACCAGCATCACTCTTACTGAGTTGGAAAACATTGATGCTTGATGAAGATAAGGGTGGACAATTTGGTCATCTATATTTTGATCTCTATGATGACTTTAATCCTATGAATTTTATAACTGCAATTGTAGATCTCAACCATGAGCTACAAATCAAGTTAGCCAAAATTATAGCATTAGAGCCACATTTAATAATAGACCACATAATCTCTCATATCTTTGAGGAGGGTGTTGGTGTTCGAGCTTATGAGGATTCGGTTACAATTGTCAACAAAGGTAGACAGTTAAATTTGGTTAAAATCCTCATTGCCTTCACGTCTTTGGATTTCTCATCCAACAATTTTGAAGGGCCAATACCAAAAGAGCTTATGAATCTCACAGCACTACATGCTCTTAACTTGTCACAAAATTCTTTCTCAGGTAGCATCCCTTCTTCCATAGGAAATCTAAAACATCTTGAGTCCTTAGACTTGTCAATCAACTCTTTAGGTGGAGAGATTCCTATGGAGCTTGCAAAGTTATCATTTCTTGCTGTCATGAACATCtcttataatcatttggtgggGAAAATACCAACAGGTACACAAATTCAGACATTTGAGGCTGATTCATTTATAGGGAATGAAGGGTTATGTGGACCTCCATTGACCCCAAATTGTGATGGTGAAGGAGGGCAAGGGTTGTCACCACCAGCATCTGAAACACTTGATTCTCATAAAGGGGGTTCAATTGAATGGAATTTCTTAAGTGTAGAGTTGGGGATGATTTTTGGTTTTGGAATTTTCATCTTTCCCCTTATTTTTTGGAAGAGATGGAGGATATGGTATTCCAAGCATGTAGATGACATCCTTTGCAAGATCGTCCCTCAgcttgattttgtttatgtGCAGCGTGGGGGACAAAATTATAGAATTATGAGGTGGAAGCCTTATTGATGgtaatttgcaattttttcTATATTGTATTTGACACTTTCTTgatcttatttgtttataatcaCTGTGGAAATAAGGATTTCATCCATAGAATAGGTTGAACCTAGTAATAAGATGTGACATGAATTacttctctaatttttttaggcTTGTTTTAGGATTCTCGTTTAAGCAGGTGCGAGACTAAGTACATGTCTGCTTCAATGCTTAAAATTGTCGTGCATCAACCAAATGCTACAATTTCTAGCTTCTGCAGTATTTCGTTAGAAAACGAGCATATATGACACAAAATATTAAGCACATGGTAACCCTCTTGCATAATTGCCTtatgcttttaaaaaatgtcacttGGTTTCAGAATAAA
This region of Glycine max cultivar Williams 82 chromosome 7, Glycine_max_v4.0, whole genome shotgun sequence genomic DNA includes:
- the LOC100805833 gene encoding receptor-like protein 7, with product MSITLWFFLLPFCLINLSTNIILATGHCLGHQQSLLLQLRNNLIFNSTKSKKLIHWNQSDDCCEWNGVACNQGHVIALDLSQESISGGIENLSSLFKLQSLNLAYNGFHSGIPPEFQKLKNLRYLNLSNAGFEGKIPIEISYLTKLVTLDLSSTVTSQHALKLEMPNIAMLVQNFTEIKVLHLDGIAISAKGKVWSHALSSLTNLQVLSMSSCNLSGPLDSSLAKLQSLSILQLDQNNLASPVPESLGSLSNLTILQLSGCGLNGVFPKIIFQIPSLQVIDVSDNPSLNGSLANFRSQGSLYNFNLSHTNFSGPLPMSIHNLKELSKLDLSNCKFIGTLPYSMSNLTQLVHLDLSFNNFTGPIPSFNRSKALTVLSLNHNRFKGTLPSTHFEGLTNLMSIDLGDNSFDGRIPSSLFRLQSLQHLMLYYNKFDGVLDEFPNASLSSLEMLDLSGNNFEGPIPMSIFQLKRLRLLQLSKNKFNGTIQLGMLGRLQNLSSLDLGHNNLLVDAGIEDDHDASSFPSLKTLWLASCNLREFPDFLRNKSSLLYLDLSSNQIQGTIPNWIWKFNSMVVLNISYNFLTDIEGSLQKLSSNLFKLDLHSNHLQGPAPTFLKNAIYLDYSSNRFSSINSVDIGSHIPFLYFLSLSNNSFQGRIHESFCNISDLRALDLSHNRFNGQIPMCLTSRSSTLRLLNLGGNELNGYISNTLSTSCSLRFLDLSGNLLRGTIPKSLANCHKLQVLNLGNNQLVDRFPCFLKSISSLRVMILRSNKLHGPIGCSNSIGSWETLQIVDLASNNFSGTLPASLLLSWKTLMLDEDKGGQFGHLYFDLYDDFNPMNFITAIVDLNHELQIKLAKIIALEPHLIIDHIISHIFEEGVGVRAYEDSVTIVNKGRQLNLVKILIAFTSLDFSSNNFEGPIPKELMNLTALHALNLSQNSFSGSIPSSIGNLKHLESLDLSINSLGGEIPMELAKLSFLAVMNISYNHLVGKIPTGTQIQTFEADSFIGNEGLCGPPLTPNCDGEGGQGLSPPASETLDSHKGGSIEWNFLSVELGMIFGFGIFIFPLIFWKRWRIWYSKHVDDILCKIVPQLDFVYVQRGGQNYRIMRWKPY